One genomic window of Methanosarcina acetivorans C2A includes the following:
- a CDS encoding helix-turn-helix transcriptional regulator, translating into MGEQVKLTDLVFLSDKRKKLLLYLKDKPRSMAEIQEYLSSDPVSILPQLKKLKEGNLIVQKGHNYELSLMGLVIAAQMPPFLDTLEVLQKNFDYWVKRNLEGIPPFLRKRLFELKNCKLILPDVSHMFELNPEFVEKLHLSTHILGFASYFHPSFTTLYPEIAKKGVEISLIFTEPVLQRFEKDFREEMCTFLNNENVKVFLFPQDAKIADFTVTDRFFLLTLFPKEKIFEHESLLCSEPETLKWGTDLFSHMLKEAIQIKKI; encoded by the coding sequence ATGGGGGAGCAAGTCAAACTAACAGATCTGGTTTTTCTGTCCGATAAAAGGAAAAAACTTCTTCTTTATCTGAAAGATAAGCCCAGGAGTATGGCCGAGATTCAGGAATACCTTTCATCGGACCCTGTTTCAATTCTTCCTCAACTCAAGAAATTAAAAGAAGGTAACCTTATCGTACAGAAAGGACACAATTATGAGCTTTCTCTAATGGGGCTTGTGATCGCTGCCCAAATGCCGCCTTTTCTGGACACCCTTGAGGTTCTGCAGAAAAACTTTGACTACTGGGTGAAAAGGAACCTTGAAGGAATTCCTCCTTTTTTGCGCAAAAGACTTTTTGAACTGAAGAACTGCAAACTAATCCTTCCGGATGTGAGCCATATGTTCGAACTTAACCCTGAATTCGTAGAAAAACTTCATCTTTCCACGCATATTCTCGGTTTTGCTTCCTATTTCCACCCTTCTTTTACCACTCTCTACCCGGAAATCGCAAAAAAAGGAGTGGAAATTTCTTTGATATTTACGGAACCGGTGCTCCAGAGGTTTGAAAAAGATTTCAGGGAAGAAATGTGCACTTTCCTTAATAACGAAAATGTCAAGGTGTTTCTCTTCCCGCAGGACGCCAAAATTGCAGACTTTACGGTAACAGACAGGTTTTTTTTACTCACGCTTTTCCCCAAAGAGAAAATCTTTGAACACGAAAGCCTGCTGTGTTCCGAACCTGAAACCCTTAAGTGGGGAACCGACCTTTTTTCGCACATGTTAAAAGAAGCAATTCAGATAAAAAAGATTTGA
- a CDS encoding PKD domain-containing protein: MFSFNVSPQEGYAPLAVQFNDTSTGNVTSWLWDFEDGDNSTSQNPSHEYTGSGTYSATLNVSNIYGYDAVIWTDYIEVGEEDDSSGSGSSGGTSSGGGGGSPEHASNVEVKELAQEFVTIGDRIKFEFTKNATAVMYVKFDSKRNIGKVTTIVEQL; the protein is encoded by the coding sequence GTGTTTTCCTTTAATGTATCTCCTCAGGAAGGGTATGCTCCGCTTGCGGTTCAGTTTAACGATACTTCCACAGGCAACGTTACTTCCTGGCTCTGGGATTTCGAAGACGGCGACAATTCCACTTCCCAGAACCCGAGCCACGAGTATACCGGCTCAGGAACTTATTCCGCAACCCTCAATGTCAGCAATATCTATGGGTACGACGCTGTGATCTGGACTGACTACATTGAAGTCGGGGAGGAAGATGACAGCAGCGGATCTGGAAGCTCCGGCGGAACCTCTTCAGGAGGAGGGGGAGGTTCTCCCGAGCATGCAAGTAATGTTGAAGTCAAGGAACTTGCCCAGGAATTCGTTACAATCGGAGACCGCATAAAGTTCGAGTTCACCAAAAATGCCACTGCTGTTATGTACGTGAAGTTCGATTCAAAGAGAAACATCGGAAAGGTCACAACCATAGTTGAACAGCTATAA
- a CDS encoding PGF-pre-PGF domain-containing protein, producing MNSYKGRSVLTPVEPSGQIYKYLNIWVENEGFASPENIANAIIGFRVKRTEITESENEGPTVFLYRYSERKRNALPTRKTGEDSYYMYFESKTPGFSPFSIITGKKAVEYTEEGSVESEPLALSINSRQEMPNASS from the coding sequence TTGAACAGCTATAAAGGCAGGTCTGTTCTGACCCCGGTAGAACCCTCTGGACAGATCTACAAATACCTGAACATCTGGGTAGAAAATGAGGGCTTTGCAAGTCCCGAAAACATCGCCAACGCCATTATCGGGTTCAGAGTAAAAAGGACCGAGATCACGGAAAGCGAGAACGAAGGCCCGACGGTATTCCTCTACAGGTACTCAGAAAGGAAACGGAATGCTCTTCCCACGCGTAAAACGGGAGAAGATAGTTATTACATGTATTTTGAATCAAAGACCCCGGGGTTCTCGCCATTTTCAATTATAACGGGCAAGAAAGCCGTAGAGTACACGGAGGAAGGATCCGTAGAGTCGGAACCTCTGGCGCTTTCCATAAACAGCAGGCAAGAGATGCCGAACGCTTCTTCCTGA
- a CDS encoding IS1-like element ISMac16 family transposase (programmed frameshift), with protein sequence MNCPRCKSSNHTKNGIVCGRQRYKCHDCGYNYSVELKSTASSPLVKRQALQLYLEGLGFRSIGRFLGVSHVSVQKWIKKFGQEIEELKSENELSIVELDEMHTYIGNKKYCWIWIAVDRVGKKFINCSFGSRGTKTGQLLWEKLKKKEIGEVMTDHWRAYAEFIPETIHTQSKAETYTVEGYNGILRHFLARLRRKTKCYTKSLEMLKYSVLLLMKNRNKELSIFN encoded by the exons ATGAACTGCCCAAGATGCAAAAGTTCCAATCACACAAAAAACGGTATAGTTTGTGGACGTCAACGCTACAAATGCCACGATTGTGGATATAACTATTCAGTCGAGCTAAAATCAACTGCTAGTTCTCCTTTAGTTAAGAGACAGGCTTTGCAACTTTATCTTGAGGGATTAGGATTTCGTTCAATAGGACGATTTTTAGGGGTAAGTCATGTTTCTGTCCAAAAATGGATAAAGAAATTTGGTCAGGAGATAGAGGAGCTAAAAAGCGAAAATGAGCTATCTATTGTTGAACTGGATGAGATGCACACTTACATCGGTAAC AAAAAATATTGCTGGATCTGGATTGCTGTTGATAGAGTTGGGAAAAAATTCATCAACTGCTCTTTTGGTAGCAGAGGAACGAAAACTGGACAACTACTCTGGGAAAAATTAAAGAAGAAAGAGATTGGAGAAGTGATGACTGATCACTGGAGGGCATATGCAGAGTTTATTCCTGAAACCATTCATACTCAATCCAAAGCAGAAACGTATACAGTTGAAGGATATAACGGCATACTAAGGCACTTTCTGGCAAGGTTGAGACGAAAGACAAAGTGTTATACGAAGAGTCTTGAAATGCTAAAGTACTCTGTTCTTCTATTGATGAAAAACAGAAATAAAGAGTTATCTATATTTAATTAA
- the fae gene encoding formaldehyde-activating enzyme, with translation MIGEALIGTGPEIAHIDLIIGPRGGPVETAFMNSLAMPRQGHTPLLAVLEPNVQPKPVTLLVNKVTIKNVAQAALMFGPAQAAIAKAVMDSVAAGILPEEQADDIFIIVSVFIEWDAKDKDKVYEYNYEATKLAIARAMGNKPTVKEALAKKDSAKHPFA, from the coding sequence ATGATAGGAGAAGCCCTCATCGGTACAGGCCCGGAAATCGCACATATAGACCTTATCATCGGGCCAAGAGGCGGACCTGTTGAAACAGCGTTTATGAATTCCCTTGCAATGCCCAGGCAGGGACATACCCCTCTTCTTGCTGTCCTTGAGCCGAATGTCCAGCCAAAACCTGTGACCCTGCTAGTAAACAAGGTAACGATCAAGAATGTAGCACAGGCTGCCCTGATGTTCGGACCTGCCCAGGCTGCGATTGCAAAAGCTGTTATGGACTCGGTAGCTGCCGGAATACTCCCTGAAGAGCAGGCAGATGACATTTTTATCATCGTTTCGGTCTTTATCGAATGGGATGCAAAAGACAAGGATAAAGTCTACGAATACAACTATGAGGCAACCAAACTTGCAATAGCCCGTGCAATGGGGAACAAACCGACCGTTAAAGAAGCACTGGCCAAAAAGGACTCCGCAAAACATCCTTTCGCATAA
- a CDS encoding histidine phosphatase family protein → MKNVITIQHTQSVHHTNGMIGAWTDWELTALGKQQAFNIGEALRKEVTDQHYVMYASDLLRTKQTADIVASSLEIVPIYKKELREINLGSATGKSVEWLHKNQIKQDMHISSLDYKLLPDAESKRELYDRLLPFLHEIHNSQEENIIIVSHGGTLSMLFYMWHNHDINNLENTEFRGLPGGVSVLNENDKGVRIIRKLNDLSYLSNPV, encoded by the coding sequence TTGAAAAATGTTATTACGATTCAGCACACACAATCTGTCCATCATACGAATGGAATGATAGGGGCCTGGACTGACTGGGAATTAACTGCTCTGGGAAAGCAGCAGGCATTTAATATCGGTGAAGCATTGAGAAAAGAAGTAACGGATCAACACTATGTGATGTATGCATCCGATTTATTGCGGACCAAACAAACCGCAGATATCGTAGCTTCCTCACTGGAAATTGTGCCGATTTATAAAAAAGAACTTCGGGAAATTAATTTAGGAAGTGCCACCGGAAAATCAGTTGAGTGGTTACATAAAAATCAGATTAAGCAGGATATGCATATATCTTCTCTGGATTATAAACTCCTGCCAGATGCAGAATCAAAACGAGAGCTATACGATCGACTGCTTCCTTTTTTGCATGAAATACATAATTCTCAGGAAGAAAACATTATAATAGTCTCGCACGGCGGTACATTAAGTATGCTATTTTACATGTGGCATAACCACGATATCAATAATCTGGAAAATACGGAATTTCGGGGCCTACCCGGAGGAGTCTCAGTTTTAAATGAAAATGATAAAGGGGTAAGAATTATACGAAAGTTAAACGATTTATCTTACTTGTCTAACCCCGTTTAA
- a CDS encoding nitrilase-related carbon-nitrogen hydrolase, with the protein MKVACIQMDVLQCKKQENLEKALYMALKAVKKGAELIVFPEVFTTGFCYEDLNHAAESLPSPTLENLACFSEANDCIILGSIIQKDSGEAYTEDDGEGSNDKGRDGGKKGSKKEEKGFSGKETEIPGSKAFTERKNSTLYYNLGFCFESGVLAGTYLKTHPFKAENGYFSKGSSIEPISLKKQNLKIGLEICYELRFPEVARKLSIAGSDLLVTIAAFPNPRAEHWKTLAKARAIENQIPHIACNRTGSVPDCTYFGNSMIIDAWGEIKAEAGSKECTIVCDLDLTGKEEIRKAIPVFEDRRIELYSDN; encoded by the coding sequence ATGAAAGTTGCCTGTATCCAGATGGACGTGCTTCAATGCAAGAAGCAAGAAAACCTCGAAAAAGCCCTTTACATGGCCCTCAAAGCCGTTAAGAAAGGAGCCGAGTTAATTGTTTTTCCCGAGGTCTTTACCACAGGTTTTTGCTACGAAGACCTCAACCATGCAGCCGAAAGCCTCCCTTCTCCCACTCTTGAGAACCTTGCATGTTTTTCCGAAGCAAACGACTGTATTATCCTTGGCTCAATTATTCAGAAGGATAGCGGAGAAGCTTACACGGAAGATGATGGAGAAGGCAGTAATGATAAGGGTAGAGATGGTGGAAAAAAAGGTTCTAAAAAAGAAGAAAAGGGGTTTTCCGGAAAAGAAACAGAAATTCCGGGAAGTAAGGCTTTTACGGAAAGGAAAAATTCCACTCTCTACTACAACCTTGGCTTTTGTTTTGAGTCCGGGGTCCTTGCGGGTACCTACCTAAAGACCCACCCTTTCAAAGCCGAAAACGGTTATTTCTCAAAAGGAAGCTCCATAGAGCCCATTTCCCTTAAGAAACAAAATCTGAAAATAGGGCTTGAAATCTGCTATGAACTCCGCTTTCCAGAGGTTGCAAGAAAACTTTCCATTGCCGGATCTGACCTGCTTGTTACCATAGCTGCTTTTCCCAATCCCAGGGCTGAGCACTGGAAAACCCTTGCAAAGGCAAGAGCGATTGAAAATCAGATCCCGCACATCGCCTGCAACAGGACAGGCTCTGTCCCTGACTGCACATACTTCGGAAACTCGATGATTATTGATGCCTGGGGCGAGATAAAAGCTGAAGCAGGCAGCAAGGAGTGCACCATTGTCTGCGACCTTGACCTTACAGGAAAAGAAGAAATTCGAAAGGCTATTCCCGTCTTTGAAGACCGGAGAATTGAGCTTTATTCCGACAATTAG
- a CDS encoding pyruvoyl-dependent arginine decarboxylase — protein MITKLIPRKVFFTSGVGLHSEKLESFEVSLRDAGIEKFNLVTVSSILPPNCEIVTKEEGLKELSPGEVVFCVMSRISSNEPGKTLSTSVGCALPRDISKHGYISEYHAYEENAQDVGEHAKKLAGSMYSTWTNEAPLKTFSIPRSSSVQESGDWMTVISAAVFII, from the coding sequence ATGATCACAAAGTTAATTCCGAGAAAAGTATTCTTTACAAGTGGAGTTGGTTTACACTCCGAAAAACTTGAATCATTTGAGGTTTCACTCCGGGATGCAGGTATTGAAAAATTTAATCTTGTAACCGTAAGTTCGATTCTGCCCCCAAACTGTGAAATTGTGACAAAGGAAGAAGGTCTGAAAGAACTTAGTCCTGGAGAGGTAGTGTTCTGTGTAATGTCCAGAATCTCTTCCAATGAGCCGGGAAAGACCTTAAGCACCTCCGTCGGATGCGCACTTCCCAGAGATATAAGCAAGCACGGTTATATTTCCGAGTACCATGCTTACGAAGAAAACGCACAGGATGTGGGAGAACATGCCAAAAAACTTGCAGGAAGCATGTACAGCACCTGGACAAATGAAGCTCCCCTCAAAACCTTCAGCATCCCAAGGTCGTCTTCAGTACAGGAAAGCGGAGACTGGATGACTGTAATATCCGCAGCAGTTTTTATAATTTAA
- a CDS encoding deoxyhypusine synthase has protein sequence MHHNVFTNNPTVPIDVKNRSVSELMDGMLKTGFQGRKLAESVQAWNNMLKEKNTTVFMGLSGAMVPAGMRRIISHMIRERMIDCLVSTGANLFHDCHEALGRKHYVGSHLANDEKLFEQGVDRIYDIFAVEEEFRTADNLIADFAQEIGEITCSSREFMYLLGKELGRRGAAEDSIVVSAYRHNVPIFVPALSDSSIGIGLTIARRRGLKLEIDQIKDVDEITQIVEKSERTGVVYVGGGVPKNFIQQTEVIASILGMDIGGHDYAIQYTSDSPHWGGLSGCTFDEAVSWGKIAPQAKKVQVFVDATIALPIVAHALHEKTHDLKRIAPVFFWDGPEGLAIDYKE, from the coding sequence ATGCATCACAATGTATTTACGAACAACCCGACCGTTCCTATTGATGTAAAAAACAGGTCTGTAAGTGAATTGATGGACGGCATGCTCAAGACCGGCTTTCAGGGAAGGAAGCTGGCAGAGTCTGTCCAGGCCTGGAATAACATGCTTAAAGAGAAGAATACGACTGTGTTTATGGGCTTATCCGGAGCCATGGTCCCTGCCGGGATGCGCAGGATTATTTCCCATATGATCCGGGAAAGAATGATCGATTGTCTCGTAAGCACAGGAGCAAACCTGTTCCATGACTGCCATGAAGCCCTCGGCAGGAAACATTATGTGGGTTCACATCTGGCTAATGATGAAAAACTCTTTGAACAAGGGGTGGACAGGATTTATGACATCTTTGCAGTGGAAGAAGAGTTCAGGACCGCAGACAACCTGATTGCGGATTTTGCGCAGGAGATTGGGGAAATTACCTGTTCTTCCAGAGAGTTCATGTACCTGCTCGGAAAGGAGCTTGGCAGGAGAGGAGCTGCTGAAGACTCGATAGTTGTAAGCGCATACAGGCACAATGTCCCGATTTTTGTACCTGCACTGTCAGACAGTTCCATAGGAATAGGGCTTACCATTGCAAGGAGAAGAGGGCTGAAACTTGAAATAGACCAGATAAAAGACGTTGATGAAATCACACAGATCGTGGAAAAATCCGAACGTACAGGCGTCGTCTATGTAGGAGGAGGAGTCCCGAAGAATTTTATCCAGCAGACCGAAGTAATAGCTTCGATTCTCGGGATGGATATTGGCGGACATGACTATGCGATCCAGTATACTTCCGATTCTCCACACTGGGGAGGGCTCTCAGGCTGCACTTTTGACGAAGCCGTCTCGTGGGGAAAGATCGCTCCTCAGGCAAAGAAAGTACAGGTTTTTGTGGACGCTACCATTGCTCTTCCGATTGTTGCCCACGCCCTGCATGAAAAAACCCATGATCTGAAACGTATTGCTCCTGTTTTTTTCTGGGACGGGCCCGAAGGGCTTGCTATCGATTACAAAGAATAA